Proteins encoded by one window of Bubalus bubalis isolate 160015118507 breed Murrah chromosome 4, NDDB_SH_1, whole genome shotgun sequence:
- the KRT82 gene encoding keratin, type II cuticular Hb2, protein MSCSSFQKGFRCGDRSFSSCSAVLPRVVTHYAVSQGPCRTGGSGSFRALGCLGSRSLCNVGFGRPRVASRCGLPGFGYRAGTTCGSSACIAPVTINESLLVPLELEVDPTVQRVKRDEKEQIKCLNNRFASFINKVRFLEQKNKLLETKWNFMQQQRCCSSNIEPLFEGYISTLRRQLDFLTGDRDRLESEFHCLHDTLEGYKKKYEEELSLRPNAENEFVALKKDVDTAFLINSDLEINAEALIHEINFLKTLYTEETNLLQSQISETSVTVKMDNSRELDTDGIIAQIKAQYDEIANRSKAEAEAWHQSRYEELQLTAGNHCDNLRDRKNEILEINKLIQRLQQDIENVKAQRCKLEAAVTQAEQQGEAALNDAKCKLAGLEEALQKAKQDMACLLKEYQEVMNSKLGLDIEIATYRRLLEGEEQRLCEGVGPVNISVSSSKGAILYEPCVVSTPVYCPGSTSVLKSSGGCGIVGTREIYIPCEPQGLLVCGSRRSSGVKPGAGGSASCHKC, encoded by the exons ATGTCGTGCAGCTCCTTCCAGAAGGGCTTCAGATGTGGCGACCGGAGCTTCAGCTCCTGCTCAGCTGTCCTCCCCCGGGTGGTCACTCACTATGCAGTGAGCCAGGGGCCATGCCGGACTGGGGGCAGTGGGAGCTTCCGTGCCCTGGGCTGCCTCGGCTCCCGGAGCCTGTGCAACGTGGGCTTCGGGCGGCCCCGGGTGGCCTCCAGGTGTGGCCTGCCTGGCTTTGGGTATCGAGCAGGGACCACTTGTGGGTCTTCAGCCTGTATCGCCCCTGTAACCATCAATGAGAGCCTGCTGGTCCCACTCGAGCTGGAGGTCGATCCGACTGTCCAGAGGGTGAAGAGGGACGAGAAGGAGCAGATCAAGTGCCTCAATAACCGCTTTGCATCCTTCATCAACAAG GTCCggttcctggaacagaaaaacaaGCTGCTGGAGACCAAGTGGAACTTCATGCAGCAGCAGAGGTGCTGCTCGAGCAACATCGAGCCCCTTTTCGAGGGCTACATCTCCACCCTTCGGAGGCAGCTGGACTTCTTGACCGGGGACCGAGACCGGCTGGAGTCAGAGTTCCACTGCCTCCATGACACGCTGGAGGGCTACAAGAAAAA ATATGAAGAGGAGCTCTCCCTGCGGCCCAATGCTGAGAATGAGTTTGTTGCCTTGAAGAAG GATGTGGACACAGCCTTCCTGATAAATTCTGACCTGGAGATCAATGCAGAAGCTCTGATCCACGAGATCAACTTCCTGAAAACCCTGTATACTGAG gagacgAACCTGCTCCAGTCTCAGATCTCAGAGACCTCGGTCACTGTGAAGATGGACAATAGCCGGGAGCTGGACACTGATGGCATCATTGCCCAGATCAAGGCCCAGTACGACGAAATTGCCAACCGCAGCAAAGCCGAAGCAGAGGCCTGGCACCAGAGCCGA TATGAGGAGCTTCAGTTGACGGCCGGGAATCACTGTGACAACCTCCGCGACCGCAAGAATGAGATCCTGGAAATAAACAAGTTGATCCAGCGGCTGCAGCAAGACATTGAGAATGTCAAAGCCCAG CGCTGCAAGCTGGAGGCTGCAGTGACCCAGGCGGAGCAGCAGGGCGAGGCAGCCCTCAATGATGCCAAGTGCAAGCTGGCCGGGCTGGAGGAGGCCCTGCAGAAGGCCAAGCAGGACATGGCCTGCCTGCTCAAGGAGTACCAGGAGGTGATGAACTCAAAGCTGGGCCTGGACATCGAGATCGCCACCTACAGGCGCCTGCTGGAGGGCGAGGAGCAGAG GCTATGTGAAGGTGTTGGACCGGTGAATATCT CTGTGAGCAGCTCCAAAGGTGCCATCCTCTACGAGCCATGTGTGGTCAGCACGCCTGTGTACTGTCCAGGGAGCACCAGTGTCCTCAAGAGCAGTGGGGGCTGCGGCATCGTGGGCACTCGTGAAATCTACATCCCCTGTGAGCCCCAGGGGCTGCTCGTCTGTGGGAGCAGGCGGAGCTCTGGTGtgaagcctggggctgggggcagcgCCTCCTGCCACAAGTGTTAG